A part of Candidatus Saccharimonadales bacterium genomic DNA contains:
- the rplC gene encoding 50S ribosomal protein L3, producing the protein MKAIIGRKIGTTSLMQADGAIQAVTLVQAAPNVVTQVKSVENDGYLAVQLGLGENPRPAKPQAGHAKANTAPRRLAEFRTDETVSVGDTVSVTNFELGDKVKVTGLSKGKGFAGTIKRHNFHRGPKTHGSRNYRKPGSIGSMYPQKVFKGKKMAGRMGGGQVTVRNLKVALVDAEHDLIGLTGAIPGPAKSIVRIQEI; encoded by the coding sequence ATGAAGGCCATTATCGGTCGCAAGATCGGTACTACCAGTCTGATGCAGGCGGACGGAGCCATTCAAGCGGTGACTCTGGTTCAGGCCGCCCCAAATGTTGTGACGCAGGTAAAGTCGGTTGAGAACGACGGCTATCTGGCCGTCCAGCTGGGCTTGGGCGAAAACCCCCGCCCGGCCAAACCCCAAGCTGGACATGCCAAAGCAAACACGGCGCCCCGCCGCCTGGCGGAGTTCCGGACGGATGAAACTGTGAGCGTTGGCGATACCGTCAGCGTGACTAATTTTGAGCTCGGAGACAAAGTCAAGGTTACTGGGCTTAGTAAAGGCAAAGGCTTTGCCGGCACTATTAAGCGGCACAATTTTCATCGCGGCCCCAAGACCCACGGGTCGCGGAACTACCGCAAACCGGGTTCGATCGGTTCGATGTATCCGCAGAAAGTTTTTAAAGGCAAAAAGATGGCGGGCCGGATGGGAGGCGGGCAAGTTACCGTACGAAACTTAAAAGTTGCTTTAGTTGACGCTGAACATGATCTAATTGGATTGACCGGCGCCATACCCGGGCCGGCTAAGTCCATCGTCAGGATCCAGGAGATTTAA
- a CDS encoding DUF3152 domain-containing protein has translation MGRLKALVINWLRPLKRGWGYLLSGAVLTATGLNLVTAQTAAIEVDDCWRIVDGCQIASVDVDNLKAQTFASAKTLALTDYSHHLSYKVVFQGLAAGTDINEFTQQVAQTLADDRGWLQAGYFFGRVQQASQADFILTLIAAELLDGIPGCDHNWSCRSGNGVYINEDRWNGATTAWNKAGGNLRDYRHMVVNHEIGHYLGHGHYHCSDSPSNLAPVMQQQSIDLEGCHFNPWPLAFELAAV, from the coding sequence ATGGGACGCTTGAAGGCGCTTGTTATTAATTGGCTTCGTCCGCTTAAACGCGGCTGGGGTTATCTGTTGAGTGGGGCGGTGTTGACTGCAACGGGTCTGAATCTCGTCACTGCCCAAACGGCGGCGATTGAAGTCGACGATTGTTGGCGGATAGTCGACGGTTGCCAAATAGCGAGCGTCGATGTCGATAACTTGAAGGCGCAGACGTTTGCTTCGGCAAAAACGCTGGCCCTGACCGATTACTCACATCATCTGAGCTATAAGGTCGTGTTTCAAGGACTGGCAGCCGGCACAGATATTAACGAATTTACCCAGCAGGTCGCTCAGACTCTGGCTGATGATCGTGGCTGGCTGCAGGCTGGCTACTTCTTTGGCCGAGTGCAGCAGGCATCACAAGCGGATTTTATTCTGACGCTGATTGCGGCCGAGTTGCTCGATGGGATACCCGGCTGTGACCACAACTGGAGTTGCCGTTCTGGCAACGGTGTATACATCAACGAAGATCGATGGAACGGTGCTACTACAGCTTGGAACAAGGCTGGCGGTAACTTGAGAGACTACCGTCATATGGTAGTCAATCATGAGATTGGCCACTATTTAGGTCACGGGCACTACCACTGCTCAGATAGCCCATCCAACCTGGCGCCGGTAATGCAGCAACAGTCAATCGATCTGGAAGGCTGCCACTTTAACCCCTGGCCCCTAGCGTTTGAACTGGCGGCCGTCTGA
- the rpsJ gene encoding 30S ribosomal protein S10 — translation MAEKTAIETPGKQRIRIRLKAYDHKVIDQSAKQIIETALRTGANIAGPIPLPTRRSTYTVVKSPHVYKKGGEAFEMRVHKRLIDITEPTPKTIDSLMSLSLPAGCDAEIKM, via the coding sequence ATGGCTGAAAAAACCGCAATCGAAACCCCCGGCAAACAACGGATTCGAATCCGTCTGAAAGCCTATGACCATAAAGTGATTGACCAGTCGGCTAAGCAGATCATCGAGACGGCGCTTCGAACCGGCGCTAACATTGCTGGGCCGATACCACTGCCGACACGTCGCTCGACCTACACAGTTGTTAAGAGCCCCCATGTCTATAAAAAAGGCGGCGAGGCATTTGAAATGCGAGTGCACAAGCGGCTAATTGATATTACCGAACCCACACCCAAAACGATCGATAGCCTTATGAGCCTGTCGCTACCAGCAGGCTGCGACGCCGAGATAAAGATGTAA
- the tuf gene encoding elongation factor Tu, with protein MADFNRDKPHVNVGTMGHVDHGKTTLTAAITATLAKKLPSDINKAVAYDQIDNAPEEKARGITIATSHQEYESEKRHYAHVDMPGHADYVKNMITGAAQIDGAILVVSAADGPMPQTREHVLLARQVGVPSIIVFLNKMDMADPELVELVEVDVRDLLKKYEFDEKAPIVKGSALKALEGDDKEMDNIMELVKAMDDFIPEPKRDLDKDFMMAIEDVFSIKGRGTVATGRIETGIIKVNEEVEIVGIRDTKKSVVTGVEMFKKNLDQGQAGDNVGILLRGIEREDIERGQVLAKPGSITPHTEFDSEVYVLTKEEGGRHTPFFKGYKPQFYFRTTDVTGEVELPADKEMVMPGDTVTFKVKLIQPIAMDEGVRFAIREGGKTVGAGVVTKINK; from the coding sequence ATGGCAGATTTCAATCGAGACAAACCACATGTAAACGTGGGGACCATGGGTCACGTTGACCATGGCAAGACCACATTAACCGCGGCTATAACCGCTACCTTGGCAAAAAAGTTGCCAAGTGATATCAACAAAGCTGTAGCTTACGATCAAATCGACAACGCGCCGGAAGAAAAAGCCCGCGGTATCACCATCGCGACTTCGCATCAAGAATATGAGTCAGAAAAGCGCCATTACGCCCATGTCGATATGCCTGGTCATGCCGACTATGTCAAGAACATGATTACCGGCGCGGCTCAGATTGATGGCGCTATCTTAGTAGTTTCGGCCGCGGACGGCCCGATGCCGCAAACCCGCGAACACGTGCTCTTAGCCCGCCAAGTCGGCGTGCCTTCGATTATCGTGTTTCTCAACAAAATGGACATGGCCGATCCGGAGTTAGTCGAGTTGGTAGAAGTTGACGTACGGGATCTACTGAAGAAATATGAATTTGATGAAAAGGCCCCAATTGTGAAGGGTTCCGCTCTTAAGGCGCTGGAAGGCGACGACAAAGAGATGGATAACATAATGGAGCTCGTCAAAGCCATGGATGACTTTATCCCTGAGCCCAAGCGGGATTTGGATAAAGATTTCATGATGGCGATTGAAGACGTGTTTTCGATCAAGGGCCGTGGTACGGTGGCTACCGGTCGGATTGAAACCGGCATAATCAAAGTCAACGAAGAAGTTGAGATCGTCGGTATCCGCGATACTAAGAAATCGGTCGTAACGGGCGTCGAGATGTTTAAAAAGAACCTGGATCAAGGTCAAGCCGGCGATAATGTCGGGATCTTGCTGCGCGGTATCGAGCGCGAAGACATCGAACGCGGCCAAGTGCTGGCCAAGCCTGGTTCGATTACCCCTCACACTGAATTCGACTCCGAAGTCTACGTCTTAACCAAAGAGGAAGGTGGCCGTCATACCCCGTTCTTTAAGGGTTACAAACCACAGTTTTACTTCCGCACGACCGATGTTACTGGTGAAGTTGAGCTGCCGGCTGACAAAGAGATGGTTATGCCAGGCGACACCGTGACTTTCAAAGTTAAATTAATCCAACCAATTGCCATGGATGAAGGCGTCCGCTTTGCGATCCGCGAGGGCGGTAAAACCGTCGGCGCCGGCGTGGTAACTAAGATTAACAAGTAA